From one Comamonas piscis genomic stretch:
- the gshA gene encoding glutamate--cysteine ligase: MVPNLITALTGPINELEQRMLDAMPAIERWFRLEWMEHTPPLYSSVDIRNAGFKLAPVDTNLFPGGWNNLTPEMVPLAVQSAMAAIEKICPEARNLLIIPENQTRNPQYLANLVQLQHIFSMAGLNVRIGSIDPEVKETIKLKVGNKELVIEPALRHGRRVGLKYFDPCTILLNNDLSTGAPGILEEVYEQFVLPPLHAGWSVRRKSRHFQSYEEVAKRFGKLMGIDPWLINPMFSSRKGVDFTDGSEHALDELREDVDVMLTKVRRKYKEYGIKETPFVVVKADNGTYGMGVMSVHDAKELRQLSVKTKNQMSLVKDGQQVHDMIIQEGVQTVERMDKEAAEPVVYMIDRYVVGGYYRAHSDKGAEDNLNVPGAHFIPLAFEHGISPGDSVGASAPNRFYMYGVVARLAMLAASYELEATDPDAEIYD, from the coding sequence ATGGTCCCGAATCTCATAACAGCCCTAACGGGGCCCATCAACGAACTGGAACAGCGCATGCTCGATGCCATGCCCGCGATCGAGCGCTGGTTCCGCTTGGAGTGGATGGAGCACACGCCTCCGCTCTATTCGTCGGTGGATATACGCAATGCCGGCTTCAAGCTGGCGCCCGTGGACACCAATCTGTTCCCTGGTGGTTGGAACAACCTGACGCCTGAAATGGTGCCGCTGGCCGTGCAATCGGCGATGGCGGCGATTGAAAAGATCTGCCCCGAGGCGCGCAACCTGCTGATCATCCCGGAGAACCAGACGCGCAACCCACAGTACCTGGCCAACCTGGTGCAGCTGCAGCATATCTTCTCGATGGCGGGTCTCAATGTGCGTATTGGCTCGATTGACCCCGAGGTCAAGGAGACCATCAAGCTCAAGGTCGGCAACAAGGAGCTGGTGATTGAGCCGGCGCTGCGCCATGGCCGCCGCGTGGGTTTGAAGTATTTCGACCCCTGCACCATCTTGCTGAACAACGACCTGTCCACCGGCGCGCCCGGCATTCTGGAAGAGGTCTATGAGCAGTTTGTGCTGCCCCCGCTGCATGCCGGCTGGAGCGTGCGCCGCAAGAGCCGCCACTTTCAGAGCTATGAAGAGGTGGCCAAGCGCTTTGGCAAGCTGATGGGGATCGATCCCTGGCTGATCAACCCGATGTTCAGCAGCCGCAAGGGCGTGGATTTCACCGACGGCAGCGAGCATGCACTCGATGAGCTGCGCGAAGATGTCGATGTGATGCTGACCAAGGTACGCCGCAAGTACAAGGAGTACGGCATCAAGGAAACGCCTTTTGTCGTCGTCAAGGCCGACAACGGCACCTACGGCATGGGCGTGATGAGCGTGCACGATGCCAAGGAGCTGCGGCAGCTGTCGGTCAAGACCAAGAACCAGATGTCGCTGGTCAAGGACGGCCAGCAGGTGCACGACATGATCATCCAGGAGGGTGTGCAGACGGTTGAGCGCATGGACAAGGAGGCCGCCGAGCCGGTGGTCTACATGATCGACCGCTATGTAGTGGGCGGTTACTACCGCGCCCACTCCGACAAGGGCGCCGAGGACAACCTGAATGTGCCGGGCGCACATTTCATCCCGCTTGCGTTTGAGCACGGCATCTCTCCGGGCGATTCGGTGGGAGCCAGCGCGCCCAACCGCTTCTATATGTATGGCGTCGTAGCCCGCTTGGCGATGCTGGCGGCCAGCTATGAGCTGGAGGCGACCGACCCGGACGCCGAAATCTACGACTGA
- a CDS encoding potassium transporter Kup, with amino-acid sequence MAQRLDVQNNNKSALPGLTLGAIGVVYGDIGTSVLYSLKEVFGSGHVPFTHDNVYGVLSILFWTLTLIVSLKYVVLVLRADNNGEGGLIAMLALASQAVKDKPKLRSVLMLVGIFGTCLFYGDGVITPAISVLSAVEGLEVVSPGFKSWVIPLTLVVLLLLFWVQKRGTAGIGKFFGPIMVVWFLCIAALGVWNIMDHPQVLWALSPYHALGFIFRHPGISFIILGAVVLCVTGAEALYADMGHFGRKPIRLAWFSIAMPSLVLNYFGQGALVLENAEAVKNPFFMLAPGWALLPLVLLATMATVIASQALITGAFSVTKQVIQLGYLPRIQIFHTSVRDTGQIYIPFVNWALFLTIVLAVILFKSSSNMAAAYGIAVTLDMTITTVLTFFVLRYGWKYPLWMALAPTVFFFCIDFTFFASNLLKLFDGGWFPLVIGLCLFVVMMTWKRGRELVYSKLHANGIDLQGFLQMVLQAPPTRVPGTAVFLNSDPHVVPTALLHNLKHNKVLHEQNMFVNIVYHEVPWIGMEKRAVIEPLGGDCWRVQLNYGFKNDVDVPNALHQLRGHGCDTGQMVTSYFLSRDVFVPTDKASAGMAPWRQKLFAQMHHNAAGAAEFLLLPSNSVVELGSKLEI; translated from the coding sequence ATGGCACAAAGGCTTGATGTGCAAAACAACAATAAATCTGCACTGCCCGGGTTGACGCTTGGCGCCATCGGGGTGGTGTATGGCGATATCGGCACCAGCGTGCTGTACTCGCTCAAAGAGGTGTTCGGCTCAGGCCATGTGCCTTTCACCCACGACAACGTCTACGGCGTGCTGTCCATCCTGTTCTGGACCCTGACCCTCATCGTCTCGCTCAAATACGTGGTGTTGGTGCTGCGGGCGGACAACAACGGCGAAGGCGGTTTGATTGCGATGCTGGCGCTGGCCTCGCAAGCGGTCAAAGACAAACCCAAGCTGCGCTCGGTGCTGATGCTGGTCGGCATCTTCGGCACCTGCCTGTTCTATGGCGATGGTGTCATCACGCCGGCCATCTCCGTGCTCTCAGCGGTTGAAGGGCTGGAGGTGGTGTCGCCCGGCTTCAAGTCCTGGGTGATTCCGCTCACCCTGGTGGTCCTGCTGCTGCTGTTTTGGGTGCAAAAGCGCGGCACCGCAGGCATTGGCAAATTCTTCGGCCCCATCATGGTGGTCTGGTTCCTGTGCATTGCGGCCTTGGGTGTCTGGAACATCATGGACCACCCGCAGGTACTGTGGGCGCTCAGCCCTTACCATGCTTTGGGCTTCATCTTTCGCCATCCGGGCATCAGCTTCATCATTCTGGGCGCCGTGGTGCTGTGCGTGACGGGCGCTGAAGCTTTGTATGCGGACATGGGCCACTTTGGCCGCAAGCCGATTCGCCTAGCCTGGTTCAGCATTGCGATGCCTTCCTTGGTGCTCAATTACTTTGGCCAGGGGGCCTTGGTGCTGGAGAACGCCGAGGCGGTGAAGAACCCCTTCTTCATGCTGGCGCCGGGTTGGGCGCTGCTGCCCTTGGTGCTGCTGGCGACGATGGCCACGGTGATCGCATCGCAGGCGCTGATCACTGGTGCCTTCAGTGTTACCAAGCAGGTCATCCAGCTGGGCTACCTGCCGCGCATCCAGATCTTCCACACCAGCGTGCGCGACACCGGCCAGATCTATATCCCGTTCGTGAACTGGGCCCTGTTCCTGACCATTGTGCTGGCGGTGATCCTGTTCAAATCCAGCAGCAATATGGCAGCGGCCTACGGCATTGCGGTGACCTTGGACATGACCATCACGACAGTGCTCACCTTCTTTGTGCTGCGCTACGGCTGGAAATACCCCTTGTGGATGGCGCTGGCGCCCACGGTGTTTTTCTTCTGCATCGATTTCACCTTCTTCGCGTCCAACCTGCTCAAGCTGTTCGATGGCGGCTGGTTCCCGCTGGTAATCGGCCTGTGCCTGTTTGTGGTGATGATGACCTGGAAGCGCGGGCGGGAGCTGGTCTACAGCAAGCTGCACGCCAATGGCATCGATCTGCAGGGCTTTTTGCAGATGGTGCTGCAGGCGCCGCCTACGCGCGTGCCGGGCACGGCGGTGTTTTTGAACTCCGACCCCCATGTGGTGCCCACGGCGCTACTGCACAACCTCAAGCACAACAAGGTACTGCATGAGCAGAATATGTTCGTCAACATCGTCTACCACGAGGTGCCCTGGATCGGCATGGAAAAGCGCGCGGTGATTGAGCCCCTGGGGGGCGACTGCTGGCGTGTGCAGCTGAACTATGGCTTCAAGAACGATGTCGATGTACCCAATGCGCTGCACCAGCTGCGCGGGCACGGCTGTGACACCGGGCAGATGGTGACCAGCTATTTCCTCTCGCGCGATGTGTTTGTGCCCACCGACAAGGCCAGTGCCGGCATGGCACCTTGGCGTCAGAAGTTGTTCGCCCAGATGCACCACAATGCGGCGGGTGCGGCCGAGTTCCTGCTGCTGCCCAGCAACAGCGTGGTAGAGCTGGGCTCCAAACTAGAAATCTAA
- the trkA gene encoding Trk system potassium transporter TrkA encodes MKILILGAGRVGESVAESLLSEKNDITVVDTDGVRLRDLEGRFDLRGVVGNGISPEVLAEAGAADTDMLIACTSQDETNLTACKIAQVLFNIPTRIVRVRSVALKSHAELLSDTGFGVTHAFCPEEALMGYIGKLVTFPEALQVREFAQGHVALASVRARGGAPVVGLSVADVRQNLPHGAVRVVGVYRRFHHEADRLVPMEGSTRIEPGDEVFVLSDKDYLGDVLAAFNRQVGEQAEPVRRVMVAGGGRVGMRLARALTKESRRFQVKIIEKDEDRCVYLASRLPSDVLVLKGDATDETLMENENVEDVDLFVAITDDDEDNIMSCLLAKKLGATRVLALINRRTYADLMHGTQIDIALSPAQATLGELLAYVRQGDVQAVHSLRRGVAEAIEIVARGDAKTSRAVGRRVGSLRLPRDVHIGMIVRGLPEPDARNTNGSEAAERDEEESEDVVEVIVPTSGTIIQSNDHVILFLPNKRLVHEVEALFRVGVTFF; translated from the coding sequence ATGAAAATTCTGATCCTCGGCGCAGGCCGCGTGGGCGAGAGCGTCGCCGAGAGCTTGCTGAGTGAAAAAAACGACATCACCGTGGTCGATACGGATGGTGTGCGCCTGCGCGATCTCGAAGGCCGCTTCGATCTGCGCGGCGTTGTGGGCAATGGCATCAGCCCCGAAGTGCTGGCCGAGGCCGGCGCGGCGGACACCGACATGCTAATTGCCTGCACCTCGCAGGATGAAACCAATCTGACCGCCTGCAAGATCGCGCAGGTGCTGTTCAACATCCCTACCCGTATCGTGCGCGTGCGCTCGGTAGCACTCAAAAGCCACGCCGAGCTGCTGTCGGATACCGGCTTTGGGGTGACGCATGCCTTTTGCCCCGAAGAGGCGCTGATGGGCTACATCGGCAAGCTGGTGACTTTCCCCGAGGCGCTGCAGGTGCGCGAATTTGCCCAGGGCCATGTGGCGCTGGCATCGGTGCGTGCCCGTGGCGGCGCCCCGGTGGTGGGCCTGAGCGTGGCCGATGTGCGCCAGAACCTACCCCACGGCGCTGTGCGGGTGGTGGGCGTGTACCGGCGTTTTCACCATGAGGCCGACCGCCTGGTACCGATGGAGGGCAGCACCCGCATCGAGCCGGGTGACGAAGTGTTTGTGCTGTCTGACAAAGACTATCTGGGCGATGTACTGGCTGCCTTCAACCGCCAGGTGGGTGAGCAGGCCGAGCCGGTGCGCCGGGTGATGGTGGCCGGGGGCGGGCGTGTGGGCATGCGGCTGGCGCGCGCGCTGACCAAAGAATCCAGGCGTTTCCAGGTCAAGATCATTGAGAAGGACGAGGACCGCTGTGTCTACCTGGCCTCGCGCCTGCCCTCCGATGTGCTGGTGCTCAAGGGCGATGCGACCGACGAGACTTTGATGGAGAACGAGAACGTCGAGGACGTGGACCTGTTTGTGGCCATCACCGATGACGACGAGGACAACATCATGTCCTGCCTGCTGGCCAAAAAGCTCGGTGCGACCCGGGTGCTGGCGCTGATCAACCGCCGCACCTATGCCGATTTGATGCATGGCACCCAGATTGACATTGCGCTGTCGCCCGCCCAGGCCACCTTGGGTGAGCTGCTGGCCTATGTGCGGCAGGGCGATGTGCAGGCCGTACACAGCCTGCGCCGGGGCGTGGCCGAGGCGATCGAGATTGTGGCGCGGGGCGATGCCAAGACCTCGCGCGCGGTAGGCCGGCGGGTGGGCAGCCTGCGACTGCCGCGCGATGTACACATTGGCATGATTGTGCGCGGCCTGCCCGAGCCGGACGCGCGCAACACCAATGGCAGCGAGGCGGCCGAGCGCGATGAGGAAGAGAGCGAGGACGTGGTAGAGGTGATTGTTCCCACCAGTGGCACCATCATCCAGAGCAATGACCACGTCATCCTCTTCTTGCCCAACAAGCGCCTGGTGCATGAGGTCGAGGCCCTGTTCCGTGTCGGGGTGACCTTTTTCTAG
- the hpf gene encoding ribosome hibernation-promoting factor, HPF/YfiA family: MNLTISGHHLAVTPALREYVTSKLMRITRHFDQVVDAKVLLSVEKQKEKEKRQRVVCNLRVKGEELCVQCSHHDLYAAVDALVDRLDRMVARHKQRVQSHYSDALRQAMA; encoded by the coding sequence ATGAACCTGACGATCAGCGGTCACCATTTGGCGGTGACCCCGGCGCTGCGCGAATATGTAACATCCAAGCTGATGCGCATAACGCGACACTTTGACCAGGTGGTGGATGCCAAAGTTTTACTTTCGGTGGAAAAGCAGAAGGAAAAGGAGAAACGGCAGCGTGTAGTGTGCAATTTGCGGGTGAAAGGCGAAGAACTTTGTGTTCAGTGCTCGCACCACGATTTGTACGCTGCGGTAGATGCTTTGGTGGACAGGTTGGACCGCATGGTCGCCCGTCACAAGCAACGTGTTCAATCCCACTACAGCGATGCGTTGCGGCAAGCAATGGCGTAA
- a CDS encoding TrkH family potassium uptake protein, translating to MTDLRPVLRVLGILLLMFGGTMAVPAISSLWLDDGVFGVYPLTMGITWACGLVLWWMARHEQRELQARHGIMLVAFVWMVFPLFAALPLYLGFERIDRALSWQHAYFEAVSGLTTTGSTVLNHVDTLPVSLNIWRTFLQWMGGMGILILAVAILPMIGMGGSQLFRAEAAGPVKDTKLTPRMAETAKGLWGVYGLFSVLCALAYWMAGMTPLDAVMVMFTTVSLGGLTPHDASFAYFNSPLIEGICTVFMLLASCNFALYFVAIRKRNAWVLYRQPEFRATIGTLLGGGLLVAALLWFKGVYGPLESLRMGVFHTVSVATTTGYAAVDFGLWPPFAPVFMLLLSGVATSAGSTGGGIKMIRMLLLLKQTRREMRRLVHPNAVQPVTVGGMAVDERVLFSVLAFMLVYCATIAVLTMALLFTDMDLQNALGAVLASVNCAGVGWGDLGPSNNFAGLTSFQLSVTTLGMLMGRLEILSFLALLTPAFWRR from the coding sequence ATGACTGACCTCCGACCCGTGCTGCGTGTATTGGGCATTTTGCTGCTGATGTTTGGCGGCACGATGGCCGTGCCCGCGATCTCTTCCTTGTGGCTCGACGATGGCGTGTTTGGCGTTTATCCCCTGACCATGGGCATCACCTGGGCCTGTGGTTTGGTCCTGTGGTGGATGGCGCGCCATGAGCAGCGCGAGCTGCAGGCGCGCCACGGCATCATGCTGGTCGCGTTTGTGTGGATGGTATTCCCGCTGTTTGCGGCGCTGCCGCTGTACCTGGGTTTTGAGCGCATTGACCGGGCGCTGAGCTGGCAGCATGCCTATTTTGAAGCGGTCTCGGGCCTGACCACCACCGGCTCTACCGTGCTCAACCATGTGGATACCCTGCCGGTGTCCCTCAATATCTGGCGGACTTTTCTGCAATGGATGGGGGGCATGGGGATCTTGATTCTGGCCGTGGCCATCTTGCCGATGATCGGCATGGGCGGCAGCCAGCTGTTCCGCGCCGAAGCCGCCGGCCCGGTGAAGGACACCAAGCTGACCCCGCGCATGGCCGAGACGGCCAAGGGGCTATGGGGCGTGTATGGCCTGTTCTCGGTGCTGTGTGCGCTGGCCTATTGGATGGCCGGCATGACGCCGCTGGATGCGGTGATGGTGATGTTCACCACGGTGAGCCTGGGCGGGCTGACCCCCCATGACGCCAGCTTTGCCTATTTCAACTCCCCGCTGATCGAGGGCATCTGCACGGTCTTCATGCTGCTGGCCAGCTGCAACTTTGCGCTGTATTTTGTGGCCATTCGCAAGCGCAACGCCTGGGTGCTGTACCGGCAGCCGGAGTTCCGCGCCACCATTGGCACCTTGCTGGGCGGTGGGTTGCTGGTGGCGGCGCTGCTGTGGTTCAAAGGGGTGTATGGCCCGCTGGAATCGCTGCGGATGGGCGTGTTCCACACCGTATCGGTGGCGACCACGACCGGTTATGCTGCGGTAGATTTTGGCCTGTGGCCGCCTTTTGCACCGGTGTTCATGCTGCTGCTGTCAGGCGTGGCCACCAGTGCGGGCTCCACTGGCGGCGGTATCAAGATGATCCGCATGCTGTTGCTGCTTAAGCAGACCCGGCGCGAGATGCGGCGCCTGGTGCACCCCAATGCGGTGCAACCGGTGACGGTAGGCGGCATGGCCGTCGATGAGCGGGTGCTGTTTTCGGTGCTGGCCTTCATGCTGGTGTACTGCGCCACGATTGCCGTGTTGACCATGGCCTTGCTGTTCACGGACATGGATTTGCAGAATGCGCTGGGCGCTGTGCTTGCCAGCGTGAACTGTGCTGGTGTAGGCTGGGGCGATCTGGGGCCCAGCAATAATTTTGCGGGCCTGACCAGCTTCCAGTTGAGCGTGACCACTTTGGGCATGCTGATGGGACGGCTGGAGATTCTCAGTTTCCTCGCCCTTTTAACACCTGCTTTCTGGCGCAGGTAA
- the gshB gene encoding glutathione synthase: protein MHILFVADPLESFKIYKDSTFAMMRSAQARGHRITVCEPQHIRWISGEKVSARVRDIVLTGDESRWFDEAAGRRAELAEFDAIIMRKDPPFDSEYFYATHLLGQAEREGAKVFNKPASLRDHPEKLAVMEFAEYAPVTLVTRSAQDIRDFHAQHQDIILKPLDGMGGMGIFRVGPDGMNLGSIIETLNLDGAQSVMVQKYLPEISKGDKRVLIIGGKPVPFCLARIPQGNEVRGNLAAGGKGVAQPLEPEDRAIAEHIGAELAPRGLLLIGLDIIGHRITEINVTSPTCFQEIEQQAGFPVGDMFIEALEKAVADAV, encoded by the coding sequence ATGCATATCCTCTTTGTTGCCGATCCGCTTGAGTCCTTCAAGATCTACAAGGACAGTACCTTTGCGATGATGCGCAGCGCCCAGGCGCGCGGCCACCGCATTACCGTCTGCGAACCACAGCACATCCGCTGGATCAGCGGCGAGAAGGTCTCGGCCCGGGTGCGCGACATTGTGCTGACCGGGGACGAGTCCCGCTGGTTTGACGAAGCAGCGGGTCGCCGCGCTGAGCTGGCCGAGTTCGACGCCATCATCATGCGCAAGGATCCGCCCTTCGACAGCGAGTACTTCTATGCGACGCACCTGCTCGGCCAGGCTGAGCGCGAAGGTGCCAAGGTGTTCAACAAGCCTGCTTCGCTGCGAGACCATCCTGAAAAGCTGGCGGTCATGGAGTTTGCCGAATACGCGCCTGTGACCCTGGTCACCCGCAGCGCCCAGGATATCCGTGACTTCCACGCCCAGCACCAGGACATCATCCTGAAGCCGCTGGACGGCATGGGCGGCATGGGCATCTTCCGTGTGGGTCCCGATGGCATGAACCTGGGCAGCATCATCGAAACCTTGAACCTCGATGGCGCGCAGAGCGTGATGGTGCAAAAGTACCTGCCCGAGATCAGCAAGGGCGACAAGCGCGTGCTGATCATTGGCGGCAAGCCGGTGCCGTTCTGCCTGGCGCGTATTCCGCAAGGCAATGAAGTGCGCGGCAACCTGGCCGCTGGCGGCAAGGGCGTGGCGCAGCCACTGGAGCCGGAAGACCGCGCCATTGCCGAGCACATTGGTGCAGAGCTGGCGCCGCGTGGCCTTTTGCTGATCGGTCTGGACATCATTGGCCACCGCATCACCGAGATCAATGTGACCAGCCCCACCTGCTTCCAGGAGATCGAACAGCAAGCCGGCTTCCCCGTGGGTGATATGTTCATCGAAGCACTGGAAAAGGCCGTTGCAGACGCCGTCTGA
- a CDS encoding benzoate/H(+) symporter BenE family transporter yields MRFFKDLSASSLIAGFVTVLVGLTSSIAIVFQAAQSFGATPAQVSSWVWSLGIGVGLCCWVPSILLRKPVVVAWSTPGAAVLATAGATGAFGMGDAIGAFIISAVLIALVGITGWFERLMNRIPIAIASALLAGVLTRFGLDAFAAAQTNTWLVVAMLLAYLLGRRLLPRYSVMLTLAVGIAVALLQHKIQWSAVQPGLTMPVFTMPSFSWQAAISLALPLFVVTMASQNLPGVAIIRGSGFDLPVSKLITMTGLATLLLAPFGAFGINLAAITAAICMGPESHPDKARRYTAAVVCGVIYVLIGWFGVVIAGLLTAFPHELVVAIAGIALLGTIGGGLHTALQGEQYREAALITFLVAVSGVTIAGIGSAFWAVVAGSLAFFVQHYGKRRSA; encoded by the coding sequence ATGCGGTTTTTCAAGGATCTGAGCGCCTCATCGCTCATAGCGGGGTTTGTCACGGTGCTGGTGGGGCTGACCAGCTCCATCGCCATCGTGTTTCAGGCCGCGCAAAGCTTTGGCGCCACGCCCGCCCAGGTCTCGTCCTGGGTCTGGTCGCTGGGTATTGGTGTCGGGCTGTGTTGCTGGGTGCCCAGCATCTTGCTGCGCAAGCCGGTAGTGGTCGCCTGGTCCACCCCCGGTGCCGCAGTGCTGGCCACGGCCGGCGCCACCGGCGCATTCGGCATGGGCGATGCGATTGGCGCCTTCATCATCAGCGCGGTGCTGATTGCCTTGGTGGGCATCACGGGCTGGTTCGAGCGGCTCATGAACCGCATCCCCATTGCCATCGCCTCGGCCTTGCTGGCAGGCGTGCTGACCCGCTTTGGCCTGGATGCCTTTGCTGCGGCCCAGACCAACACCTGGCTGGTGGTGGCCATGCTGCTGGCCTATTTGCTGGGCCGGCGCCTGTTGCCGCGCTATTCCGTCATGCTGACCTTGGCAGTCGGCATTGCGGTGGCGCTGCTGCAGCACAAGATCCAGTGGTCGGCCGTGCAGCCGGGGCTGACGATGCCCGTCTTCACCATGCCCAGCTTCAGTTGGCAGGCCGCTATCAGCCTGGCGCTGCCCTTGTTTGTGGTCACCATGGCCTCGCAGAATCTGCCGGGCGTGGCCATCATTCGGGGCTCGGGTTTTGATTTGCCGGTCTCCAAGCTGATCACGATGACCGGCCTGGCCACCTTGCTGCTGGCACCCTTTGGTGCCTTTGGCATCAATCTGGCAGCCATCACCGCAGCGATTTGTATGGGGCCAGAATCCCATCCTGATAAAGCGCGCCGCTACACCGCAGCGGTGGTCTGCGGTGTGATCTATGTGCTGATTGGCTGGTTCGGTGTGGTCATCGCCGGGCTGCTGACGGCTTTCCCGCATGAGCTGGTGGTGGCAATTGCCGGCATCGCGCTGCTGGGCACCATCGGAGGCGGATTGCACACCGCTTTGCAAGGTGAGCAATACCGCGAGGCCGCGCTGATCACCTTCCTGGTAGCAGTGAGCGGCGTGACAATAGCCGGGATCGGCTCGGCCTTTTGGGCGGTGGTTGCAGGCAGCCTTGCGTTTTTTGTGCAACATTATGGCAAGCGCCGCTCGGCTTGA
- a CDS encoding phosphoribosylaminoimidazolesuccinocarboxamide synthase, with product MTQPVPSALHTSKLHSLPLLARGKVRDNYAVGNDRILMVASDRLSAFDVIMGEPIPGKGALLTQMALYWFDKLGDICPNHLTGEAPESAVQPDEVAQVQLRSMLVKRLKPLPIEAVVRGYLAGSGWKEYQESQAVCGVPLPAGLINSAKLAEPIYTPAAKAEAGEHDENITFERTVEMVGPELAAQIRDISIAIYQKAAAIALTKGMIIADTKFEFGLDEDGTLVLMDEVLTPDSSRYWPVEGYADALATGANPPSYDKQFVRDWLEQAKVNGKPWDKTAPAPRLPQEVIDKTAAKYREALDRLTA from the coding sequence ATGACCCAGCCCGTACCTTCTGCATTGCATACCTCCAAGCTCCATTCCCTGCCGCTGCTCGCGCGTGGCAAGGTGCGCGACAACTACGCCGTCGGCAACGACCGCATCCTGATGGTGGCCTCGGACCGCCTGTCGGCTTTCGATGTGATCATGGGTGAGCCGATTCCCGGCAAAGGTGCACTGCTGACCCAGATGGCGCTGTACTGGTTCGACAAGCTCGGCGATATCTGCCCCAACCACCTGACCGGTGAAGCGCCGGAGTCGGCCGTGCAGCCCGATGAAGTGGCCCAGGTCCAATTGCGCTCAATGCTGGTGAAGCGTTTGAAGCCTCTGCCCATCGAGGCGGTGGTGCGCGGCTACCTGGCTGGCAGCGGCTGGAAGGAATACCAGGAATCGCAGGCCGTGTGCGGCGTGCCCTTGCCCGCTGGCCTGATCAACTCCGCCAAGCTGGCCGAGCCTATCTACACGCCAGCGGCGAAGGCCGAAGCGGGTGAGCACGATGAGAACATCACCTTTGAGCGCACGGTGGAGATGGTGGGCCCCGAGCTGGCTGCCCAGATCCGCGACATCAGCATCGCCATCTACCAAAAGGCCGCTGCGATTGCGCTGACTAAGGGCATGATCATTGCGGACACCAAGTTTGAGTTCGGTCTGGACGAAGACGGCACGCTGGTGCTGATGGACGAAGTGCTGACGCCTGACAGCTCACGCTACTGGCCGGTGGAAGGCTATGCCGATGCGCTGGCGACGGGTGCCAATCCCCCCAGCTATGACAAGCAGTTTGTGCGTGACTGGCTGGAGCAGGCCAAGGTCAACGGCAAGCCCTGGGACAAGACGGCGCCTGCGCCGCGCCTGCCCCAAGAGGTGATCGACAAGACTGCTGCCAAGTACCGCGAAGCGCTGGATCGCCTGACGGCTTGA
- a CDS encoding glutamate-5-semialdehyde dehydrogenase, with amino-acid sequence MNALNIAETMQALGLQAKQASAQMAKAPSAIKNKALLALARLLREQSDALQADNAKDLARAQANGLSAPMVDRLRLTPAVLETCAQGCEQLAAMADVVGEVVGMKQMPSGIRVGQMRVPIGVFGMIYESRPNVTIEAASLSIKSGNACILRGGSEAIDSNKALARLVEQALLEAGLPAAGVQLVQTTDREAVGQLIAMPAFVDVIIPRGGKGLIERISRDAKVPVIKHLDGNCHTYIDAPCDLDMAVKVTENAKTQKYSPCNATESLLVARAVAADFLPRIGAVFAAKGVEMRADAEALALLQSVPGASLLPATEQDWSEEYLAAVISIKVVEGVQEAIAHINQYSSHHTEAIITRDHMHAQQFLREVDSASVMVNASTRFADGFEYGLGAEIGISTDKFHARGPVGIEGLTSLKYIVLGEGEVRG; translated from the coding sequence ATGAATGCCCTGAACATCGCGGAAACCATGCAGGCCCTGGGTCTGCAGGCCAAACAAGCCTCTGCCCAGATGGCCAAAGCGCCTTCTGCTATCAAAAACAAAGCTCTGCTGGCACTGGCGCGGTTGTTGCGCGAACAGTCCGATGCCTTGCAGGCCGACAATGCCAAGGATTTGGCGCGTGCACAGGCCAATGGCCTGTCGGCGCCGATGGTCGACCGCCTGCGCCTGACGCCAGCGGTGCTGGAGACCTGCGCACAGGGCTGCGAGCAGCTGGCAGCGATGGCCGATGTGGTGGGCGAGGTGGTCGGCATGAAGCAGATGCCCAGCGGCATCCGCGTGGGCCAGATGCGCGTGCCGATTGGCGTGTTTGGCATGATCTATGAAAGCCGCCCGAATGTGACCATCGAGGCGGCCAGCCTGTCGATCAAAAGCGGCAATGCCTGCATTTTGCGCGGCGGCTCGGAAGCCATTGATTCGAACAAGGCGCTGGCGCGCCTAGTGGAGCAGGCACTGCTGGAGGCAGGTTTGCCAGCGGCTGGCGTGCAGCTGGTGCAAACCACGGACCGCGAGGCCGTGGGCCAGCTGATTGCGATGCCCGCCTTCGTGGATGTGATCATTCCGCGCGGTGGCAAGGGCCTCATCGAGCGCATCAGCCGCGATGCCAAGGTGCCCGTGATCAAGCACCTGGATGGCAATTGCCACACCTATATTGATGCGCCTTGCGACCTGGACATGGCGGTGAAGGTGACTGAGAACGCCAAGACCCAGAAATACAGCCCCTGCAATGCGACCGAAAGCCTGCTGGTGGCGCGCGCGGTGGCGGCAGATTTTTTACCCCGCATTGGCGCGGTGTTTGCGGCCAAGGGCGTGGAGATGCGTGCCGATGCCGAAGCCCTGGCGCTGCTGCAGAGCGTGCCCGGCGCAAGCTTGCTGCCCGCCACCGAGCAAGATTGGTCGGAAGAATACCTGGCTGCCGTGATCAGCATCAAGGTGGTGGAGGGTGTGCAAGAGGCCATCGCCCATATCAACCAGTACTCCAGCCACCACACCGAGGCCATCATCACGCGCGACCATATGCATGCGCAGCAGTTTCTGCGCGAGGTGGATTCGGCCAGCGTGATGGTCAATGCCAGCACGCGCTTTGCCGATGGCTTTGAATATGGCTTGGGCGCGGAAATCGGCATCAGCACCGACAAGTTCCATGCCCGTGGGCCCGTGGGCATCGAAGGCCTGACCTCGCTGAAATACATTGTGCTGGGCGAAGGCGAAGTGCGCGGCTGA